DNA from Acidobacteriota bacterium:
TTCAACTCGTCGCGGATTGGCAAAAGTGTTATGCGCATGAATATCGTCTGCTGCAAGCGTCGTGACTTTGACGGATTTAATCGTCGCGCCGCGCAGCGCAATTTCGCTTTCGCGCGCTTGTTTAATATCCGGGTTAGTCACAGTCAGGGTTAGTTCTTTATCACGCAGAGAAGAAGAACCGGAAAGCCCGCGAATCGAAGCCGGTTTGCCATTTCGCGTATAGGGTGAGCGCGGCGAAGCGAAAATGGTGCGAATCGCTTGCGCGCCTTGATGCACCGCATACATATCGAAAACGTGATAGGTCGGCGTCAGCGCAAATTTATCTTCATTGGTTAGAAATAATGCTTGAAGGCAATTGACGAGTTGGGCGATGTTTGCCATTGCCACTTTATCGGCGTGACGATGGAAGGTGTCGAGGTTGAGTCCCGCAAGCAGCGCATCACGCATGGTTGATTGCTGACCGAGGAGATGCGAATTATGCGCTTCGGAGCCTTGCTTGTACCACGCGCCCCATTCATCAACCACAAGTTTGATGCGATGCCCACGGTCGATTTCGCCCATCACCAGCCAGTGATCGGAAATCAGTGACTCCATCTTGTCGCCTTCGCTGAGCAACTCATACCATTCATCGTCCGGGTAATTGACCGCGTCGCCTTTACCTTGAAACCAATCATTGGTGCGCCCGCCCGTGACATTCCACGAGTAATGATGCAAAGCCCACCCCCACATCGAACCAAGCGCGCGCCGCTCATTGAGTTTAGTGAAAAATCTTCGCGTCCAATCGAGATCGCCGCCGTTTGGTCCCGATCCGATAAACGCCAGAGGCAAACCGAACCCCGGAACCCAAGCGGTGAAACGGCGATATTCGGCGGCGTATTCTTCGGGCGTAAAGTTGCCGCCACATCCCCACGATTCATTGCCGATGCCCCAGAAACGCACATTGAACGGTTCGCGGTCGCCGCCTGCCGCGCGCATCTCCGCAGGCGTGGTGCTGCCCGCAGGCGAATTGCAATACTCGACCCATTGGTAAAAATCTTTGGCTGAAAGGCTGCGCAAGTTTGCCGCAAAATAAGGCTCAGCGCCGACCAGTTTACAAAACCTTGCGAATTCATTAGTGCCGAAAAAGTTGGGTTCGATTTTCCAAGGTCCATCGGGCGAGTTCTTTCCCCACTCACCGGCTTCACGCCAGAAGTTGGTATGACGCGGGCGTTTGTCTCTGGCTCCTATGCCATCGCGCCAGTCGTAGCTATCGGCAAAGCAACCGCCGGGCCAGCGAACCACCGAAGGTTTGATTTTTTGAAAGGCCTCGACGAGGGCTTTGCGTATGCCGCCGATATTGGGAATTTTGGAATTTTCACCAACCCATATGCCGTCATAAATCACGCCGCCCAGGTGTTCAGCGAAATGCCCGTAGATTTCGGGAGCGATTCTGCCGATGGGTTCGTTCAAGAGAATTTCAATTCGTGAATCGGTCGATTGCGCAAACAAAGTTCCAAATGTTGGTTTCGTAATTAAGGTTAATCCGGCTCCAGCAGCTACACCTAAAAACGCGCGTCTTCTCATAGCTCTCCCTTTCAATTTTTTCAGCGATGAATCCCTTGTGAAGCTGAATTCAAAAGAGTGGTTTAAAGTTTTGCTGTCGGAACCAGACGAATGGGTTGCAATATACCAGAAGGAACCGGTTGAACTCTATCCATATCCTGCGGTTGAAAACGTTCACCGTATCGCGAATTGAGCAGACGATAATCAGGCAAGGCGCGACCCGCCATATGATTGATGGCAGTATTGGCTACGACAATTTTAATTTGATTTTCACCGCGTCGTATAAATTTCGTTACATCAAGTTTGTAGGGCGGACACCACAACGTCCCGGCTTTTTGATTATTGAGATAAATCACTGCGGCTTCGCGAACCGGCGCGTCATAATAGGTTTGCATGCCGGGTCCTGCCTGCGGACGTGCGGGTTGCGAAGCGATTGCCATGCCTTCACCAAAATCCAGTTGTACATTCAATCCGCTTTGCAAAAAGCTGTCGGGCACATTGATGGTTTTTTCATAGCTCGCAAGTCCCGAAAAATATCGTGTGCTTTCATCATCCGTCCACGAACGCAGGGTTGCGAAGCGAACCGCTGATTGATTTTCACCAAAGGTGACTTGCCATTCATTACTTATATCCATCGCCGTCGGAATATTTTGCGACGGTTTAATTTGCGCAACCGGCAAGGCGCGTTTGGTGAATACCAGAACCCGCGAACCATATGGCTCAAGTTCGAGTGTAAGGGTTGTTCCCTGCGCGCTTTGGCTTTCGATTTTCGCAGGCGCAATCGTTCCATCGAACGGATTCCACCATTCCGCATTCATTCCCTGAACGCGAAACGTCGCTTTTACATTGCGCGACACATTTCCGGTATTGGCGAGAAAATAAATTTCTGCCGATTCGGTTTGGCGATGAATGAAACCGATGTCCGAAGTTTGCGGCGACAGTTGAACATCCGGTTTTACCAGTGACGCGAGTCTATTTTTAAGTTGCTCGGTTTCGTCGGTCACGAAATGACCAATGGGTGATGCGCCTGAAAAAATAGCTTGCGAGAGAGTAGTTACTTTTGGTTTATCAGCCGCCGCGTGCATTCCCGGCGCTTTGACTGGCATTTGTCTAGTGGCAATCAACACGCCTCCGCCGCGCGCCAATGCCTGAAGTTTTTCCAGGGTATCTAAGGGAATATTTTCAACGTTCGGCAAAATCACGGCTCTATATTTTTGCTCGCCAAGAACGAGCGAGCCGTTTTCAACCCGCCCGATTTGTTTGAACGAATCGTCATCAAAAAAATCGAAATTGAATCCCGCACCCAGCACACTGGGAATCAGATTTTGTCCAAGCATTTCACGAAGCACTTCAACCAGATGAATTTTGCCATTTGAAAATCGCGACCAGGCATCATCATTCGGCAAATAGATGGCAACATCATTTGCCGGTCTTCCCTGCCGCATCAGAAAACTGAGGCGTTGGAGGTAGCTTGAAACTTCGGGCATCACCACCCACCAGGGATTTTTTTCGTTGAAAACTCCTGCGGCATAAAAACGCCAACCGGGATAGGCGATGCCTTCGGGCGTGTAGGGCCAGCCGTGCCCAATTAATTGATTGATGCCTTGCAGAAAATGGCGGTCAGCTTCGGCTTTGACATCAAGCGGCGTGGCGCGAAACGACGGCGAATGTAACCACGTCCAGATTTCCGATGAGGTCACCTTGCGATCATAGATATGACTGGCAGATGATGCCCAGCGCGTGGTGCTCAGTCCGCGCCACTGCACGCCTTCGCCTTCGCTGAGGTCAAGGTGCGCGTTGCTCGAAAGCCTGACGGCGGGAACCCCGTAACTTTGCACGCGCAGGCGCGTCTGCTGGCGCTTTGCCCAATCGTGCAGCGGGATAAGGAATCGCTCATTGAATAATTCGGATAAGGTTCTGCCCCAATCCCTGCGAATGTCTGCGGTGTGTTCACCGGTACTAACGACGAGCGCCGGCAGGTGAGGCTTTAAATCATAGCCGCGCCGCTTTTGAAATTCTTCAAGTAAGTCGGGCGTCCAATCCGAGTTGTAAACTTCGAGGCTATCGCAAAAGATGGCATAGGGACGATGGCTTTCCAGTTTTGCAAACAAGCGGTCGCCAACCGTTTTTAAATAATTTTCTGTAGCTGCGCGGTCGAGGTGACTAAGCACAAACCCTTCGCCACCGAGCGCCGGGCGTTTCACCTGCTGTCCGGTTCGACTCGAAATGAAAAAGAAAATTTCACCGGCTCCGATAAAATTTTCAGGAAGCCAAACGGCTCCGTCTTTTAATTCGGTTAGTTCCTTAAAACTGTCTTTGGTAAAGGTCTGACTTTGGTTAGCAGTAAAAAAAGCGGCAATCAGTTTTTCGCCATTGCCGACATCAGGAATTTTAACGCGGCGCGATTGGTCATTAACTTTCACACGTTCGACACGCAATCTGCCCGCGGCATCGTTTACGGAAACGGTTGAGCCACCGAAGGGCCAGCCGCTTCCCAGGGTCAAATCAAATCGCAAACCCAGTTCGCGGGCTTTAACGGCGGTAAACTGCAAGGCATCGAGAAAATCATCTGAGAGATAGGGCAAGGTTTTGATGCCGCGACCATCATCATCCAGAGCGAGCGGGTAGACCGGCTGCACCTCGAAACCGCCGATGCCACCGGCTCTCATCAATCGCATCTCCTGTTCAAGACGGGCTTTGGTAATTGAAGGTCCGAACCACCACCAGCGCATCATGATGCGCGCATCATCAGGCGGCGATTGAAAAAGTTTTTGCAGTTCGTCAACAGACGAATTGCCTGTAGCCTGTGCGGTTGCGAATGCATTGCCGTTAAACTGCGGTTGTGCGGTAAGGACAAAGAACCCAATTAATGCCAGGGAATAAATCGTCAGTCTCAAAAAACCTCGATGAGTTATTACTGCTCGATGGAACGACTTCTGCCTACCTCGAAAAATTTTTGCATTCATGCGCAACCTCAAAATTTGATTTTAAATTTGCGTAACTTTATTCAGTTTTTTGGAATTTGTGAACCTCAAATAACTTTGAGTAGGCGCGCATTCAAATTTTCCCGGCGAACTGTCCAGGAGCCACCGGTTGGAAAACCCGGTGCCTGGGTATGTGGCGCACCTTGCCAACCACCAGCCATCATGGCAACAGCATATAGCAAGCCGCCGTTGCCAGGCAGATAACATGGAAGATTCGGACGTTGATAATTATGACCATTGGGCAAATAACCGTTCTTTTCAGTGTTCATCAACAAAGCCTCAATGGCGATTTCGGGTTCACCCAATCGTGCAGCCGTCATGGCGGTCATCGGATAATCCCAACCCCAGGTTTTATCCCATTGCCAATGCTTCATCACCTGATGGAGCGTCCGACGCATGGTTTCGCGGTCAACTTTATCGCCGTTTAAGATGCCCAGCGCGCCAAGCATTGAAGGGTGGTCGTGATGGCGTTCGGTAAACGTTTGCGGGCAATTTTCATGCGCCAGATATAAGCCGTTTTGAATGGGTAAGGGAGAGAGTTTGTCAATCACTGCGTCCCAGAGCGGATGGCGTTTCATACCCAGTCGTTCGCGCCAGCGTTGCGCGGTTTTTAATCCGTAGTTCCAATATGCTAATTCAAAAGTTGGATTCCAGGTTTCACGCGGCGGGTGATTTTCCTGAGCCGGAATAACTGGTGGTCCAAGAACATAACCTTGCTTTTTCACATCGAAAAAAGCAAAGGACGCCATAAACTCCGCCGATTCAAAAACCATTTTGCGGTAACGCTCAAGGGTATTGCGACCACCTTTGGCGACATAACAAAGCTCCGCATAAAAGATTGGGTGTGGCTGTTGCCAGATCAGTAATGGGCCAATTGGTGAGGGGCTATCGCGCCCTTCAGGTCCAACCATTTTCGGCCAACGCGCGCCCGCATACCCTTGCGAACGCGCAAGCTTTTGAGCCGCAGGCAAAATTTTCTCATACCAGGCGAGACTTTTTTCCAGTAGTGGCAGGCGATTCCATAAGGCGAAATGTGCAGCATGCCACCAGTGCATTTCCAGATGAAATTTGCCGTACCAGCTATTGACCGTGAGTCCGGTTTCCTGCGGCGGTTGCGAACCTGAACATTGAATCGCCGTGAGATATTGTGAAAGCACGACGCGACGTTCCAGTTCAATGGCTCGGGAATCTCGGCTTTCGGCAAGTTCAATGGCTCCGCCTCTGCTCCAAAATATCTGCCAATGCTTTGCGCTCGCGGAAAACGTTGCGGCAGTTGTGGGTAAGGGCTGAGTTATCCTTTTTGGTGAAAACGCAATGACAAAGCTAAATATGGTTGAAGATTTTTGCGGCGTTAGTAAAAAGGTGTGGGCTTGGATTTGTGCGAAGGTTGCTGCACCCTTCCAATTCAGATTAGCGAAATATTCATCTCTGTTTAATTGGCGATGAAGGGAAATTCCATCACGAGTTTGTCGAATGATTGTGGTTTGATGA
Protein-coding regions in this window:
- a CDS encoding glycoside hydrolase family 65 → MKNKELSRRRFIKSLTASATVIHLEKDNFLAEPVRGETINRFALVNRHQPSIRKLDPLSPLSLGNGEFAFTADITGLQSFPEAYEKTMPLCMMAQWGWHTTPLPSDIEAKVLQLTEYEIPGRKVGYATRSEGQQKLYNWLRENPHRLHLGQIGFQFKSANGKDTRVSELTNIEQRLDLWAGNLTSHFQFEDKPVEVKTAVHPQMNLLAVAIDSPLFLENRLAIRMAFPYGSPDMQAADWSATDRHQTTIIRQTRDGISLHRQLNRDEYFANLNWKGAATFAQIQAHTFLLTPQKSSTIFSFVIAFSPKRITQPLPTTAATFSASAKHWQIFWSRGGAIELAESRDSRAIELERRVVLSQYLTAIQCSGSQPPQETGLTVNSWYGKFHLEMHWWHAAHFALWNRLPLLEKSLAWYEKILPAAQKLARSQGYAGARWPKMVGPEGRDSPSPIGPLLIWQQPHPIFYAELCYVAKGGRNTLERYRKMVFESAEFMASFAFFDVKKQGYVLGPPVIPAQENHPPRETWNPTFELAYWNYGLKTAQRWRERLGMKRHPLWDAVIDKLSPLPIQNGLYLAHENCPQTFTERHHDHPSMLGALGILNGDKVDRETMRRTLHQVMKHWQWDKTWGWDYPMTAMTAARLGEPEIAIEALLMNTEKNGYLPNGHNYQRPNLPCYLPGNGGLLYAVAMMAGGWQGAPHTQAPGFPTGGSWTVRRENLNARLLKVI
- a CDS encoding alpha-L-arabinofuranosidase C-terminal domain-containing protein, whose amino-acid sequence is MRRRAFLGVAAGAGLTLITKPTFGTLFAQSTDSRIEILLNEPIGRIAPEIYGHFAEHLGGVIYDGIWVGENSKIPNIGGIRKALVEAFQKIKPSVVRWPGGCFADSYDWRDGIGARDKRPRHTNFWREAGEWGKNSPDGPWKIEPNFFGTNEFARFCKLVGAEPYFAANLRSLSAKDFYQWVEYCNSPAGSTTPAEMRAAGGDREPFNVRFWGIGNESWGCGGNFTPEEYAAEYRRFTAWVPGFGLPLAFIGSGPNGGDLDWTRRFFTKLNERRALGSMWGWALHHYSWNVTGGRTNDWFQGKGDAVNYPDDEWYELLSEGDKMESLISDHWLVMGEIDRGHRIKLVVDEWGAWYKQGSEAHNSHLLGQQSTMRDALLAGLNLDTFHRHADKVAMANIAQLVNCLQALFLTNEDKFALTPTYHVFDMYAVHQGAQAIRTIFASPRSPYTRNGKPASIRGLSGSSSLRDKELTLTVTNPDIKQARESEIALRGATIKSVKVTTLAADDIHAHNTFANPRRVEPKESQATARNAGTLVHTFAPASVTRLQITLA
- a CDS encoding glycosyl hydrolase: MRLTIYSLALIGFFVLTAQPQFNGNAFATAQATGNSSVDELQKLFQSPPDDARIMMRWWWFGPSITKARLEQEMRLMRAGGIGGFEVQPVYPLALDDDGRGIKTLPYLSDDFLDALQFTAVKARELGLRFDLTLGSGWPFGGSTVSVNDAAGRLRVERVKVNDQSRRVKIPDVGNGEKLIAAFFTANQSQTFTKDSFKELTELKDGAVWLPENFIGAGEIFFFISSRTGQQVKRPALGGEGFVLSHLDRAATENYLKTVGDRLFAKLESHRPYAIFCDSLEVYNSDWTPDLLEEFQKRRGYDLKPHLPALVVSTGEHTADIRRDWGRTLSELFNERFLIPLHDWAKRQQTRLRVQSYGVPAVRLSSNAHLDLSEGEGVQWRGLSTTRWASSASHIYDRKVTSSEIWTWLHSPSFRATPLDVKAEADRHFLQGINQLIGHGWPYTPEGIAYPGWRFYAAGVFNEKNPWWVVMPEVSSYLQRLSFLMRQGRPANDVAIYLPNDDAWSRFSNGKIHLVEVLREMLGQNLIPSVLGAGFNFDFFDDDSFKQIGRVENGSLVLGEQKYRAVILPNVENIPLDTLEKLQALARGGGVLIATRQMPVKAPGMHAAADKPKVTTLSQAIFSGASPIGHFVTDETEQLKNRLASLVKPDVQLSPQTSDIGFIHRQTESAEIYFLANTGNVSRNVKATFRVQGMNAEWWNPFDGTIAPAKIESQSAQGTTLTLELEPYGSRVLVFTKRALPVAQIKPSQNIPTAMDISNEWQVTFGENQSAVRFATLRSWTDDESTRYFSGLASYEKTINVPDSFLQSGLNVQLDFGEGMAIASQPARPQAGPGMQTYYDAPVREAAVIYLNNQKAGTLWCPPYKLDVTKFIRRGENQIKIVVANTAINHMAGRALPDYRLLNSRYGERFQPQDMDRVQPVPSGILQPIRLVPTAKL